In Rhodococcus rhodochrous, a single genomic region encodes these proteins:
- a CDS encoding metallopeptidase family protein encodes MEDEHFEELVSEALDEIPRELARAIDNVVVLVEPRHDEEPDLLGLYQGVALTERDSHYAGSLPDTITIYRDAILDICEDDDDVVHEVLVTVVHEIAHYFGIDEERLHQLGWG; translated from the coding sequence ATGGAGGACGAGCACTTCGAGGAGCTCGTCTCGGAAGCACTCGACGAGATCCCCCGCGAACTCGCGCGGGCGATCGACAATGTCGTGGTCCTCGTCGAGCCGCGCCACGACGAAGAACCGGATCTGCTGGGTCTGTATCAGGGCGTCGCGCTGACCGAGCGCGACAGCCACTACGCGGGATCGCTACCGGACACGATCACGATCTACCGCGACGCGATCCTCGACATCTGCGAGGACGACGACGACGTCGTGCACGAGGTGCTCGTCACCGTCGTCCACGAGATCGCGCACTATTTCGGAATCGACGAAGAGCGCCTCCACCAGCTGGGCTGGGGCTGA